In Leptospira ellinghausenii, the following proteins share a genomic window:
- the rpmH gene encoding 50S ribosomal protein L34, translating into MKRTFQPSKIKRVRTHGFRARMATPGGRNVIANRRRKGRAKLTVSDEKIGRKF; encoded by the coding sequence ATGAAACGTACATTCCAACCGAGTAAAATTAAACGCGTGAGAACTCACGGATTCCGAGCCAGAATGGCTACCCCAGGCGGAAGAAATGTGATAGCGAACAGAAGAAGAAAAGGACGCGCTAAATTGACTGTTTCCGACGAAAAAATCGGGAGAAAGTTCTAA
- the yidC gene encoding membrane protein insertase YidC, translating into MQNDTNNRQGRLFLALFLSLAVWMGINYIFFPPQTPKPKAVTETTKTEGADKEKTATTDPKAEIKKATTESPKLKPVKPEEEKRFSLKTDSFLVRFSSLGGRITEYYIKDHKEPDGSDFTIAKDPKFQIEFDGQTEKAVELTRGQGFDFNIIEDKDTIPFSAYNLVNFSSNYNAETKTVTFEAPSLDGKFIIQKKFQFFPSENYFKFHLTLKNRTSETIHISPTMSDVYFRSFSSLGPILKKKEDFNDRDNAHYFRYYYLDGSFKDHIDGTTTQGFFDNLFGSNEGKDTRYEIKKGSNDKVDFVGTGSRYFIGVIDPLDDKPAGVLLDNRKGNETGVLLVYDNWKLGPGEEVNLDYAAYVGVRELDGTAFRDSKLDPKINKDSVFAGLSESLDKSFNQGITTPLRNGIVWILKKIYLVIPNYGWAIVIFAILFKLAFYPLNKKQAESMKKMQELSPQIKLINEKYADDPKLKQEKTIELYKKNGTNPMAGCLPMLIQIPIFIALYTAFSDTVDLWNSPFLWIKDLSEPDTVFTTPKLAFIGALAINILPLIMVATQVVQSKMTTVSTDPNQKMMMYMMPVIMLYFFWSMPAGVTMYWTMQNILSIAQQVYTNKFVKSDDKKPNPSGPTPANNASAVARPGFRNQNKKKK; encoded by the coding sequence ATGCAAAACGATACCAACAACAGACAAGGTCGCTTATTCCTCGCTTTATTTTTAAGTTTAGCAGTATGGATGGGAATTAATTATATCTTTTTTCCACCACAAACTCCGAAACCAAAAGCTGTAACCGAAACCACAAAAACAGAAGGTGCTGATAAAGAAAAAACAGCAACAACTGATCCAAAAGCAGAAATCAAAAAAGCTACAACGGAATCTCCCAAACTAAAACCCGTCAAACCAGAAGAGGAAAAAAGATTCTCTCTCAAAACTGATTCCTTCTTGGTTCGTTTCTCAAGTTTAGGTGGAAGGATCACAGAATACTATATCAAAGATCATAAAGAACCAGATGGTTCAGACTTTACGATCGCAAAAGATCCGAAATTCCAAATTGAATTTGATGGCCAAACTGAAAAAGCTGTGGAACTCACAAGAGGCCAAGGTTTTGACTTCAACATCATTGAAGACAAAGACACGATTCCTTTTTCCGCCTACAACCTCGTAAACTTTAGCTCCAATTATAATGCAGAAACAAAAACTGTTACTTTCGAAGCACCATCGCTCGATGGTAAATTCATAATTCAGAAAAAATTCCAATTTTTCCCTTCTGAAAATTACTTTAAGTTCCATTTAACTTTAAAAAATAGAACATCTGAGACCATTCACATCTCTCCAACTATGTCTGATGTTTACTTTCGTTCCTTTAGTTCCCTTGGTCCCATCTTAAAGAAAAAAGAAGACTTCAATGACCGAGACAATGCTCACTACTTCCGTTACTACTATTTAGATGGAAGTTTTAAAGACCATATTGATGGCACAACGACCCAAGGATTTTTTGATAATCTTTTTGGTTCCAATGAAGGTAAAGACACTCGTTATGAAATCAAAAAAGGTTCTAACGATAAAGTGGACTTTGTGGGAACAGGAAGCCGTTATTTCATTGGTGTGATTGACCCTCTGGATGACAAACCAGCCGGAGTCCTTTTAGATAACCGAAAAGGAAACGAAACTGGTGTGCTTCTTGTGTATGATAACTGGAAACTTGGTCCAGGTGAAGAAGTAAACTTAGATTATGCAGCGTATGTTGGCGTTCGTGAGCTCGATGGAACAGCCTTCCGAGATAGCAAACTCGATCCAAAAATCAACAAAGACTCCGTATTTGCAGGCCTTAGTGAATCACTTGATAAATCCTTTAACCAAGGGATTACAACTCCACTTAGAAACGGAATTGTTTGGATCTTGAAGAAGATCTATTTAGTGATTCCGAATTACGGTTGGGCGATTGTCATCTTTGCAATTTTGTTTAAGTTAGCTTTTTATCCTCTGAACAAAAAACAAGCAGAGTCGATGAAAAAGATGCAAGAGTTATCTCCGCAAATCAAACTCATCAATGAAAAATATGCGGATGATCCAAAACTCAAACAAGAAAAAACGATCGAGCTCTATAAAAAGAATGGAACCAATCCAATGGCTGGTTGCCTTCCAATGCTCATCCAAATTCCGATCTTTATCGCTCTTTATACGGCATTCTCTGATACAGTAGACCTTTGGAATTCTCCTTTCCTTTGGATCAAAGATTTGAGTGAACCAGACACTGTATTTACAACTCCAAAATTAGCATTTATTGGGGCTCTTGCCATTAACATCCTGCCTCTCATCATGGTCGCAACACAAGTAGTTCAGTCCAAAATGACAACTGTGTCAACGGATCCTAACCAAAAGATGATGATGTATATGATGCCTGTCATTATGTTATACTTCTTCTGGTCAATGCCTGCAGGGGTTACCATGTATTGGACCATGCAAAACATTCTCTCCATCGCTCAGCAAGTCTATACAAACAAGTTTGTTAAGTCGGACGACAAAAAACCAAATCCAAGTGGGCCAACACCTGCTAACAACGCTTCTGCGGTTGCAAGACCAGGTTTTAGAAACCAAAACAAAAAGAAGAAATGA
- a CDS encoding TetR/AcrR family transcriptional regulator: MKLTLKLLQSEFEAYKNPQSEKEKEIVNAAEEIFAELGFSGTTTAELAKKAGTTERTLFKYFPTKFDLYKRVLAGLLLSTILPNHMSDLKDRIQSKNPNFKEWYISILKARVESVAKEPQKLKLLLGAILFSKDFAEIFGQLWKINLYDTSLEAYRNFQIKGEIKKDLDLNQIVRVSFSLGASFIITKFVLAPKFPIDVDREIESIFSIFYEGISNQKSRK, encoded by the coding sequence ATGAAACTGACATTAAAACTGCTACAAAGTGAATTTGAAGCGTATAAAAACCCACAATCTGAAAAAGAAAAAGAGATCGTAAATGCGGCAGAGGAAATTTTTGCAGAATTGGGATTTAGCGGAACAACCACAGCAGAACTTGCCAAAAAAGCGGGAACCACTGAACGTACCTTATTTAAATACTTTCCGACTAAATTTGATTTATACAAACGTGTCTTAGCTGGTCTTTTATTATCGACTATTTTACCGAATCATATGTCAGATTTAAAAGATAGAATCCAATCAAAAAATCCGAACTTTAAAGAATGGTACATTTCAATTTTAAAAGCTAGGGTTGAATCAGTTGCAAAAGAACCTCAAAAATTAAAACTGTTACTCGGAGCTATACTTTTCTCCAAAGACTTTGCTGAAATTTTTGGGCAATTATGGAAAATAAATTTATATGATACTTCGCTTGAAGCTTATCGAAATTTTCAAATCAAAGGTGAGATCAAAAAGGATTTAGATCTCAATCAAATTGTCAGAGTCTCTTTTAGTTTAGGAGCCAGTTTTATTATCACAAAGTTTGTCTTAGCGCCTAAGTTTCCTATTGATGTGGATCGTGAAATCGAATCTATATTTTCAATTTTTTATGAAGGTATATCCAACCAAAAGTCAAGAAAATGA
- a CDS encoding putative bifunctional diguanylate cyclase/phosphodiesterase: MITDKRNYVYWLKFRKDTGPLLRRFLIAASGLFLVAACLHLTPLFTKKGEIDYIFFVVDFGISILFIIEYLLKNKISLVIRVLTLIITAIFISVLSFLRSGLLGTGEISLAFIIISFFVFLPPIPSLLSALFISILPAIFGFFVYQSIVIFPDELGIRNQSPREWYFKSVSLIIFSILSGFLIQRLRAKLIKNIVYLKESRAKILKSKQHIDKLAFYDSLTQLPNRYSFEVSIQNRIDIGSKEAFVLLINIKGIKVINALHGISFGDQILTLIGNILKQYTSERPNTIVASLGGDEFILWIENSTRNRIEEAIVKFDLNNNQTLTPDRLGHRLQYRVSGIHFPSEAYNLDEVIRKLSIAMNVAREKSMNHLVWFQPEMEKKIEREQRLKNQLEKAIEFNHFKIAYQEKVDISNQSIVGLEALARWTVAELGEISPDEFIPIITKSDLIVPFGKKIFEKVVSQIPSLQKVYGQEIKISINISPIFFLFPNFNDYIITYLNQNSINPKSLIFEITEDIFIDEIETIQSIVSNLRSNGISVSLDDFGKGYSSLHYMQKIQFDELKIDKSFLDEIATSDRNFLLLESICHLADSLGLKTIAEGIEREEQILSLKKTSCHIVQGYLYSKPKILFE; this comes from the coding sequence ATGATCACTGACAAACGAAATTACGTCTATTGGTTAAAATTTAGAAAGGATACCGGTCCCCTACTCAGGAGATTTTTAATCGCTGCTTCTGGGCTATTTTTGGTTGCAGCCTGTTTGCATCTAACACCCCTCTTTACAAAAAAAGGTGAAATTGATTATATCTTTTTTGTTGTCGATTTTGGAATTTCAATTTTATTCATCATTGAATATTTATTAAAAAACAAAATTTCATTAGTCATTCGAGTTCTCACTTTAATCATTACAGCAATCTTCATATCAGTTTTATCTTTTTTAAGAAGTGGATTACTCGGGACTGGTGAGATTTCTCTTGCCTTCATCATCATTTCATTTTTTGTGTTTTTACCTCCCATACCAAGTTTATTATCAGCTTTATTCATTTCAATTCTCCCTGCTATTTTTGGATTTTTCGTATACCAATCTATTGTGATATTTCCAGACGAATTAGGAATACGAAATCAAAGTCCAAGAGAATGGTATTTTAAATCAGTCAGTTTAATCATTTTTTCCATACTTTCTGGTTTTTTGATTCAAAGGTTACGAGCAAAATTAATTAAAAATATTGTATATCTAAAAGAATCCAGAGCAAAAATTTTAAAATCAAAACAACATATCGACAAACTAGCATTTTACGACTCACTAACACAATTACCAAATCGTTATTCATTTGAAGTATCCATCCAAAATAGAATCGATATTGGTTCAAAAGAAGCATTTGTATTACTCATAAATATCAAAGGTATAAAAGTTATTAATGCATTACATGGAATCAGCTTCGGGGACCAGATATTAACACTAATAGGGAATATTTTAAAACAATACACTTCTGAACGTCCAAATACAATCGTTGCTAGTTTAGGTGGGGATGAATTCATTTTATGGATCGAAAATTCTACCAGGAATCGGATTGAGGAAGCAATTGTAAAATTTGATTTAAATAATAACCAAACACTAACACCTGATAGGCTTGGGCATAGACTCCAATACCGAGTTTCTGGAATTCATTTTCCATCAGAAGCCTATAATTTGGACGAGGTCATTCGAAAACTTTCCATTGCAATGAATGTAGCTCGGGAAAAGTCAATGAACCATTTGGTTTGGTTCCAACCGGAAATGGAAAAGAAAATCGAAAGGGAACAAAGACTAAAAAACCAACTGGAAAAAGCGATTGAGTTTAATCATTTTAAAATTGCATACCAAGAAAAAGTAGATATTTCTAACCAATCAATTGTTGGGTTAGAGGCACTTGCCAGATGGACGGTGGCAGAATTAGGTGAGATATCACCAGATGAATTTATCCCCATCATTACAAAATCAGATTTGATTGTTCCTTTCGGCAAAAAAATATTCGAAAAAGTAGTCAGTCAAATTCCAAGTTTACAAAAAGTTTATGGCCAAGAGATCAAAATTTCGATCAACATTTCACCAATCTTCTTTTTATTTCCCAATTTTAATGATTATATCATCACCTATTTAAATCAAAATTCAATAAATCCAAAGAGTCTAATCTTTGAAATTACTGAAGATATCTTTATAGATGAAATTGAAACCATCCAAAGTATAGTTTCTAACCTCAGATCAAATGGAATCTCGGTTTCGTTAGATGATTTTGGTAAGGGATATTCATCATTACATTATATGCAAAAAATACAATTTGATGAATTAAAAATCGATAAATCATTTTTAGATGAAATTGCAACTTCCGATCGTAATTTTTTGCTTTTGGAATCAATATGTCATTTGGCAGACTCCTTGGGTTTAAAAACCATTGCCGAGGGAATTGAAAGAGAAGAACAAATCCTTTCTTTAAAAAAAACATCCTGTCACATCGTACAAGGATATCTTTACTCCAAACCAAAAATTTTATTTGAATGA
- a CDS encoding cation diffusion facilitator family transporter: MGHGHNHSKHNHSHTEISSSSKNLAWAFFLNLFFSLFELVGGVYSNSIAIISDAFHDFGDALSLAFVWYLQKVSTRPNDLKFDYGYKRFSILGALFISVLLTVGSIFMIIESIKRFISPAESKADAMFVLAIVGVVVNGIAMIRLNHGSSFSEKAVFLHFLEDILGWVAVLIGSIFMYFWNLPWFDPFMSLGIAVWILFNAYRNTKQVMRVFLQGVPISINRSELIEHWENINGVKSVHDIKIWSLDGNHHVASLHVMMDQTVNLSEFQLLKEEIRKVASEFEIIHTTIELETDAEQCKHKVN; this comes from the coding sequence ATGGGACATGGACACAATCATTCCAAACACAACCATTCACATACTGAGATCTCATCCTCTTCCAAAAACTTAGCTTGGGCTTTTTTCCTAAATTTATTCTTTTCCTTATTTGAATTGGTTGGAGGAGTTTATTCCAATAGCATTGCCATTATATCAGATGCGTTTCATGATTTTGGTGATGCTCTTTCACTTGCATTTGTTTGGTACTTACAAAAGGTTTCAACAAGACCAAATGATCTAAAATTTGATTATGGATACAAACGTTTTTCGATATTAGGCGCCCTATTCATATCTGTATTGTTAACAGTTGGATCCATATTCATGATCATTGAATCTATCAAACGATTTATTTCTCCTGCGGAATCAAAAGCCGATGCCATGTTTGTTCTCGCAATTGTTGGTGTCGTTGTGAATGGAATTGCAATGATACGTTTAAATCATGGATCTAGTTTTTCCGAAAAGGCTGTTTTTTTACATTTCCTCGAAGATATTTTGGGTTGGGTGGCTGTACTCATTGGTAGTATTTTTATGTATTTTTGGAATTTACCTTGGTTTGACCCTTTCATGTCTCTTGGAATTGCAGTTTGGATTTTATTCAATGCCTATCGAAATACCAAACAAGTAATGCGTGTATTTCTGCAAGGAGTTCCAATCTCAATCAATCGATCTGAACTCATTGAACATTGGGAAAATATCAATGGAGTCAAATCGGTTCACGATATTAAAATTTGGAGTTTAGATGGAAACCATCATGTTGCATCCCTTCACGTTATGATGGACCAAACAGTAAACTTAAGTGAATTTCAACTCTTAAAAGAAGAAATCAGAAAAGTTGCTTCTGAATTTGAAATTATTCATACGACAATCGAACTTGAAACTGACGCAGAACAATGTAAACACAAAGTTAATTAA
- a CDS encoding DAPG hydrolase family protein: protein MKSVKLGLPSHRGISWNPKTMESAESGREILEDGRVKYWIKHDILKGVFPRMLVWWFQHLEGKMEYQGKVLDRYHVWHPEDHVHVSYEKTNESGKIGPGAVLRIVEYLGRQKRYLVNVISPIEKLDETGFIHNPKLYGILPIARMEYRFQETKDGTVYENCLIVGWKGISFRILRPVFEFLLFDRKHGQYWIKHNIEEVGQFQNFLPELFRSQNESLW, encoded by the coding sequence ATGAAATCTGTAAAATTGGGGTTACCTTCTCATCGGGGAATATCTTGGAATCCAAAAACGATGGAATCAGCCGAATCGGGACGGGAAATATTAGAAGATGGAAGGGTCAAATATTGGATCAAACATGATATCCTGAAAGGTGTTTTTCCAAGAATGTTAGTTTGGTGGTTCCAACATTTGGAAGGTAAAATGGAATACCAAGGTAAGGTACTAGATCGATATCATGTTTGGCATCCTGAAGATCATGTCCATGTCAGTTATGAAAAAACAAATGAATCGGGTAAAATTGGGCCAGGTGCGGTGTTACGGATTGTGGAATACTTAGGAAGGCAAAAACGATATTTGGTGAATGTGATCAGTCCGATAGAAAAATTAGATGAAACTGGATTTATCCACAATCCCAAATTATATGGTATTCTTCCCATCGCCCGCATGGAATATCGATTCCAAGAAACGAAAGATGGAACAGTTTATGAAAACTGTTTGATTGTTGGATGGAAGGGAATATCCTTTCGAATTCTTAGACCAGTATTTGAATTTTTATTATTTGATCGAAAACATGGTCAATATTGGATCAAACATAATATTGAAGAAGTGGGACAGTTCCAAAATTTTTTACCCGAATTATTTAGGAGTCAAAATGAAAGTTTATGGTGA
- a CDS encoding acyl-CoA thioesterase: MSSPNELSPKSPQESAVETRHIVLPNDANHYGTAFGGAIMSWIDLIAAMAAQRHSGREAVTVSIDRINFITPIQIGDHVNLKAMVNYVGTTSMEVGVQVNRENPYTGEMVRATTAYLSFVALDENKKPASVPPLKLETDLEKRRFAEGKMRIEMAKEFAAKIKASRKIL, translated from the coding sequence GTGTCCTCTCCTAATGAATTATCCCCTAAGTCACCTCAAGAATCGGCTGTAGAAACTAGACATATCGTTTTGCCTAATGATGCCAATCATTACGGAACGGCATTTGGTGGTGCAATCATGAGTTGGATTGACTTAATTGCTGCCATGGCGGCGCAGAGACATTCTGGTAGAGAAGCAGTGACAGTCAGTATTGATCGTATCAATTTTATAACACCCATCCAGATTGGAGACCATGTAAATTTAAAAGCAATGGTTAACTATGTAGGTACCACTTCGATGGAGGTAGGTGTGCAAGTGAATCGTGAAAATCCTTATACAGGAGAAATGGTGCGAGCAACTACCGCCTATCTTTCGTTTGTTGCATTGGATGAGAACAAAAAACCTGCTTCAGTGCCTCCGTTAAAATTAGAAACAGATCTCGAAAAACGTCGGTTTGCGGAAGGGAAAATGCGAATTGAAATGGCTAAAGAATTTGCAGCAAAAATCAAAGCGAGCCGAAAGATCCTATAA
- a CDS encoding glutathione S-transferase family protein, translating to MKVYGDHQSGNCYKIQLLTSFLNIPYEWIDLNIKNGETQTESFLQLNPNGKIPILVLDDARVISESNAILNFLAEGSHLLPKDPFLKAKVLEWQFFEQYSHEPYIAVARFIQYYLGIPEERRLEYESKQLGGHKALKVMELQLQKTPFLVGDIFTIADISLFAYTHVANQGGFDLTSYPNIRQWIKRIQSMDSFQPMKLK from the coding sequence ATGAAAGTTTATGGTGATCACCAATCAGGCAATTGTTACAAAATTCAGTTACTAACTTCTTTCCTTAACATTCCGTATGAATGGATTGATTTAAATATTAAAAATGGAGAAACACAAACAGAATCATTTCTACAATTAAATCCAAATGGAAAAATTCCTATACTCGTGTTAGATGATGCGAGGGTAATTTCAGAATCGAATGCAATTTTAAATTTCCTAGCAGAAGGAAGTCATTTATTACCCAAGGATCCTTTTTTAAAGGCAAAGGTATTGGAATGGCAGTTTTTTGAACAATACAGTCACGAACCTTATATCGCTGTAGCTAGGTTCATACAATATTATTTAGGTATTCCTGAAGAAAGACGTTTGGAATATGAATCCAAACAATTAGGAGGACACAAAGCATTAAAAGTAATGGAACTCCAACTTCAAAAAACTCCATTTTTAGTGGGAGATATTTTCACAATAGCTGATATTAGTTTATTTGCGTATACTCATGTAGCAAATCAAGGTGGTTTTGACCTTACAAGTTATCCAAATATTCGCCAGTGGATTAAAAGGATTCAATCAATGGATTCATTTCAACCTATGAAGTTAAAATGA
- a CDS encoding class I SAM-dependent methyltransferase, translating into MNNQSHWETIYSEKQPSEVSWTQEIPKLSLQLIKNTNKPKSAKLIDVGGGESNLVDHLLKNGFENISVLDISQNALDRCKRRLGESGKKIDWIVTDITKFHSNTKYDIWHDRAVFHFLTNTESIAAYKNNLLEVLNKEGELIIGTFSNNGPKKCSGLEIKQYTEETLTETFSPEFEPIEFHREDHQTPFGTIQNFVFGRFKKKN; encoded by the coding sequence ATGAACAATCAATCACACTGGGAAACAATTTATTCGGAAAAACAACCAAGCGAAGTGAGTTGGACGCAGGAAATTCCAAAACTTTCATTACAATTAATAAAGAATACGAACAAACCCAAATCAGCAAAACTCATTGATGTAGGTGGTGGAGAGTCAAACCTTGTCGACCACTTACTCAAAAATGGTTTTGAAAACATCTCCGTACTTGACATTAGCCAAAATGCTTTAGATCGATGCAAACGTAGATTAGGTGAAAGTGGAAAGAAAATAGATTGGATTGTCACAGACATCACAAAATTCCACTCCAATACAAAATACGATATTTGGCATGACCGCGCCGTCTTTCATTTTTTAACAAATACAGAGTCCATTGCTGCTTACAAAAACAATCTATTAGAAGTTTTAAACAAAGAAGGCGAACTTATCATTGGGACATTTAGTAACAATGGTCCAAAAAAATGTAGTGGTCTAGAAATCAAACAATACACAGAAGAAACATTAACCGAAACCTTTTCTCCTGAATTTGAACCTATTGAATTCCATAGAGAAGACCACCAAACTCCATTTGGTACAATCCAAAACTTTGTTTTTGGCAGATTCAAAAAGAAAAATTAA
- the yidD gene encoding membrane protein insertion efficiency factor YidD produces the protein MNRLFLFLIFLYKKLLSPLLPPSCRFTPSCSEYAKQAFETYPWYKAFVLSIIRISKCHPYHEGGHDPLPKSYNKS, from the coding sequence ATGAATCGGCTGTTTTTGTTTCTCATTTTCCTCTACAAAAAACTGCTCTCTCCACTATTACCTCCGTCATGCCGATTCACTCCTAGTTGTTCTGAATACGCCAAACAAGCGTTTGAAACCTATCCATGGTACAAAGCGTTTGTTCTTAGCATCATTCGAATTTCTAAATGCCACCCTTATCATGAAGGTGGACATGATCCTTTACCGAAATCTTATAACAAGAGTTAA
- the jag gene encoding RNA-binding cell elongation regulator Jag/EloR — protein MNNYIFEAEGKTKGEAEDFTLETLRLQAGDLRFEVVDSGKSGFLGITQKKPAVVRAFVANNDIPSEKIIHGVIITILKKMGIPAEVVGMGDVDGKIYVELTSKESGLIIGKRGGTLDSLQFLLNLMVDPKIRHNRKIVLDIESYRDKRELSLIRLAKSVAASVIKSGRSKLLDPMNPFERRIVHMAIQEDERVFTRSEGNGTFKRVRVISAKEKHKYKDLEDPSKKGLPVEDFADGVDQEDLD, from the coding sequence ATGAATAATTACATTTTCGAAGCCGAAGGAAAAACGAAAGGGGAAGCAGAAGATTTTACTCTCGAAACCCTTCGTCTCCAAGCAGGCGATTTACGTTTCGAAGTAGTAGATTCCGGAAAGTCCGGCTTTTTAGGAATCACACAAAAAAAACCAGCTGTTGTACGCGCGTTTGTTGCTAACAACGATATCCCTTCTGAAAAAATCATACACGGTGTGATCATCACAATTTTGAAAAAAATGGGAATCCCCGCAGAAGTAGTGGGTATGGGTGATGTAGACGGAAAAATTTATGTCGAACTCACAAGCAAAGAATCTGGACTCATCATCGGAAAACGTGGAGGTACACTCGACTCTCTGCAATTCCTGCTCAACTTGATGGTAGATCCAAAAATCCGACACAATCGTAAAATTGTATTAGATATCGAATCTTATCGCGACAAACGTGAGTTATCTCTCATTCGATTGGCAAAATCTGTTGCAGCTTCTGTGATTAAATCAGGAAGGTCAAAACTTCTTGATCCTATGAATCCTTTTGAAAGAAGAATTGTTCATATGGCGATTCAAGAAGACGAAAGAGTTTTCACAAGATCAGAAGGAAACGGAACTTTCAAACGAGTTCGTGTGATCTCCGCAAAAGAAAAACACAAATACAAAGATTTGGAAGATCCTTCTAAAAAAGGTCTGCCAGTGGAAGATTTTGCCGATGGAGTAGACCAAGAAGATCTTGATTGA
- a CDS encoding MltA domain-containing protein gives MKQFQICLFSLYLVSFLWTLPAKPTKLNHRIPQKKSESIALLVAIQESIQYLQKLPMDSKFLIHGETITLNEILFPLRDIQKQIQGNKNFDLLGEIRKQFKEVELKPNSEPPLITGYYEVRVQGRTKPSGKYLYPALVSPKENSKETHSKSYPREYWKEESHWKTVSHPIVYLTLTDLHLAQLEGSALVQTETKEIFRINYASDNGFDYLSPAVHLTGVCPTLKPYELKFCMETNPKEVSEAIWKNPRYIFFEKEILPKKQLSDQMIGPLGSGGIRLVPERSVAMDKQIPLGFPVLVSFKSIQQTYNDHLVFVHDRGNAIQGEGRVDFYLGNESGVDKLANQLLSKGKVILFVPKK, from the coding sequence ATGAAACAATTCCAGATTTGCCTATTCTCCCTTTATTTGGTTTCGTTTTTATGGACCCTCCCTGCAAAACCCACAAAGCTAAATCATAGAATTCCACAGAAGAAGTCAGAATCAATTGCCTTACTAGTAGCAATCCAAGAGTCGATCCAATACCTGCAAAAACTTCCAATGGATTCAAAATTTTTGATCCACGGGGAAACCATCACTCTAAATGAAATTTTATTCCCACTGAGAGACATCCAAAAACAAATTCAGGGAAACAAAAACTTTGATTTATTAGGAGAGATTCGCAAACAATTCAAAGAGGTAGAGTTGAAACCCAATTCCGAACCACCTCTCATTACTGGTTATTATGAAGTGAGAGTCCAAGGGAGAACAAAACCAAGTGGGAAGTATTTGTACCCAGCACTTGTCTCACCAAAAGAGAATTCCAAAGAGACTCATTCAAAATCCTATCCTAGAGAGTATTGGAAAGAAGAATCCCACTGGAAGACGGTTTCCCATCCGATTGTATACCTAACATTAACCGATCTTCATTTGGCACAATTGGAAGGATCTGCCCTTGTCCAAACAGAAACAAAAGAAATATTTAGGATCAATTATGCCTCAGACAATGGATTTGATTATTTGAGTCCTGCTGTTCACTTAACAGGAGTTTGTCCAACTTTAAAACCATATGAATTAAAATTTTGTATGGAGACAAATCCTAAAGAAGTATCCGAAGCCATTTGGAAAAATCCAAGGTATATATTCTTTGAAAAAGAGATCCTACCGAAAAAACAACTTTCAGATCAAATGATCGGACCATTGGGAAGTGGGGGGATTCGGCTTGTTCCTGAACGTTCTGTTGCGATGGATAAACAAATCCCTCTTGGATTTCCAGTGTTAGTCAGTTTTAAGTCAATCCAACAAACATATAACGATCATTTGGTTTTTGTCCATGATAGAGGAAATGCTATCCAAGGAGAAGGCAGGGTTGATTTTTACTTAGGAAATGAATCGGGAGTTGATAAGCTTGCCAATCAATTACTCTCAAAGGGAAAAGTGATTTTGTTTGTGCCAAAAAAATAA